Within the Takifugu flavidus isolate HTHZ2018 chromosome 20, ASM371156v2, whole genome shotgun sequence genome, the region CACGAACCTACGCGGTGGTTCTGATCGTTGTCCGCAGATCGTGAAGCCTTGGTGGTTCGTCGCCCTTCTTGTTCTGTCCGTGTCCTATCTCCCGAGGGCCACAGCGCTGGTGGAAGGTCTGTACTGCGGCACTGAAGTCTGCTACGATGTGCTCGGCGTCACCAGAGAGGCCACCAAAGGGGAGATCGCCAGGGCTTACCGGCAGCTGGCACGCCGGTACCACCCTGACCGTTTCAGGCTGGAGGAGCCTAGTTTAGAGGGAGAGACCAAGGAATCTGCCCAGAAAAGGTTCCTGGTCATCGCGACTGCGTACGAGACGTTAAAGGTTGGTCAAAGTCTCTTTCAGTGACCGATGTCAAAAGCAGATTCCCCCAGTTAGCCTTAAACCCAGTTCATTCCATGTTCCTTGGGTCCAAAAGTCCTCATTTCATTATTGTAGAAGTCACGCacacttgttttttgttttttttattactgtATTAGGCAATAAATCAGATTGTTGAGCTGAGCTGTTGTTATTTCCATACAATGTCCTGGTCCATCACTGGCCCGATGTCCACCACAGAAAGCATCGTGTACAAGTAAACTAAGAGAACAAAGAAAGATTAAAAATGCCATGTGAGTTTCCCTCAGTAGGATCATGACACCATACTGCTGCACCAGCTGTTCTGTGGACAGCACTTTCACCTATTTGACACAACCTGAAGTTATATTGTCATACGTTTGACTGGAATATGGTAGCAACCATGCAGCTGTAATATATATTTAATGCCATGTTACATTCTGAAAGGTGTCTGCCTCTGCCAAATTCATTATTAATCTTGGGTGCATGTCCACTCACGCGCCTCCCATCTGAAATGCTAGTGTTTAAACTGAACAGATGTGGTGTGACGAGCTTGCTGCTTGGTGACTTTGTTACTTGTCAGGTGCCGCTGATGGCGCTTCCTTCAGCTGTTTGATGATGGGGTTTTATTTGCATGTGTTGGAGCGCAGGATGAGGACAGTAGACGGGACTACGACTACATGCTGGATCATCCCGAGGAATACTATCAACACTATTATGCCTACTACCGCCGGCGTCTAACCCCCAAAGTTGATGTCAGGGTTGTCATCCTGGTCACCATCTGTGCCATCTCAGTCTTCCaggtctgtctgtccgtctgtgtaGATTTACTCAGTCCATCATTTTATGGTCAGTTGTGAAGCACCTGTCTCACAACTGCTGGTTCTCCACATTTTCTCCAGTATTACAGCTGGCACAGCAGCTATAACGAGGCCATCAACTACCTGGTGACGGTCCCAAAGTACCGAATCCAGGCCACAGAAATCGCCAGGCAGCAAGGTCTTCTCAACCGGCCCAAAGAGAAAGGCAAAAACCGGCGCTCCAAAGAGGAAATccgtgagcaggaagaggaggtgatCCGCGACATCATCAAACACAAGATTGATATCAAAGGAGGCTACCAGAAGCCCAACCTATCGGACATCCTTCTGTGTCAGATCGTGCTCTTCCCTTACTACCTGACAAACTACGTGGCCTGGTACGTCTCCTGGTTCTACCGCTTCACCATCTGCAGGGAAGAGTATGGAGATGAGGAGAAGCTCTACATCATCAGGTGAGACCCCTAAACGTCAGAGCTTTCCATCAGCCAGGTCAGTGTCAGGTGACCTCACAGCCGATTGTTTTGATCGTCAGGAGATACATGAAGATGTCCCAGTCTCAGTTCGACAGTCTGGATGAACCCCTCAGACACTCATTCCTGGAGAAACAGCTGTGGATCAAAGAAAACTATGAGGTTAGTTACCTTATTCTGTTCCTTCCTCTGTTTCAATTGTTACTATTTAGGTTCTTGTGAGACTAAAtgaaaagtgaagaaaatcaACCGAATTCTTGGACCCTGTAACTCTCCAGTCCAGACTGAAAGTACCTCCTGGCACAAATCTTCAGTTCTGCTCAATTACTGGATAAATGAGTGTAAATATGTATGAATTGTAGCACTAAAACAGAACAGACATCTGGATCAATCCCTTCTATTTGCATGTAAGAGAGGTGTCTCTTCTCCtgtttctctccttccttccttccttccttccttccttccttccttccttccttccttccttccttccttcctcctcagctccagtTTCAGCAATTTTCCTTTTAACATTTCCATCCAGTCTCTCACGTTCACTCGTCTCCaagcactttacagaaacccacagCCAGACCCCAGAACGAACGACTCGGTTTGGACCCTGACAGTGAAATACTCTTCagatgggaagggggggtaaagAGCCCGATGAAGATGTCTACATTCACCTGGCTGCATCACCGTAAACCAGATGGTGTCAGACAAAATCAGCTTTGAGTCGTTTTTTGAGATTCTGCGAGTGATAAAAGAGCAGGATGAAAGAAAAGGTGTGACATTGGTTGGACCAGTGATGCTGTCTGGGTCAGAGCCTGAAGACACCACGGGAGGCCGAGTTGGAGGTCACATAGATGAAAACAGTTGGACTTGGGAGTGAAAGGAAGGGATAGATCAGGAATGAGAACATCAGAGGGACGGAGCTTGTTAGATGTTCTGGAGGTAAAGCCAGTGAGGTCAGACTGAGACGGGTTGGACGTGTCCCGAGGAGGGACAGAACATATTAGAAGGTACGAGGAGGCCAAGGATGGAACTGGCAGGCAGGAGGCCTGGAGTGGATATGGATGAGTTAGAGAGGACACGAAGGGAGCTGGTGTGGGAGAAGAGGGTGAGGACAGTGGGAGACAGAGTCTCTATGGCGACCTGATGGAAATGAAGAATGGAAAAATGTGAAACATTCTAAG harbors:
- the dnajc25 gene encoding dnaJ homolog subfamily C member 25 isoform X2, which produces MSSSTNLRGGSDRCPQIVKPWWFVALLVLSVSYLPRATALVEGLYCGTEVCYDVLGVTREATKGEIARAYRQLARRYHPDRFRLEEPSLEGETKESAQKRFLVIATAYETLKDEDSRRDYDYMLDHPEEYYQHYYAYYRRRLTPKVDVRVVILVTICAISVFQYYSWHSSYNEAINYLVTVPKYRIQATEIARQQGLLNRPKEKGKNRRSKEEIREQEEEIVLFPYYLTNYVAWYVSWFYRFTICREEYGDEEKLYIIRRYMKMSQSQFDSLDEPLRHSFLEKQLWIKENYEVYRKEQEEEMKAKMATDSRMKRYRRWMRNEGPGRLTFADD
- the dnajc25 gene encoding dnaJ homolog subfamily C member 25 isoform X1; amino-acid sequence: MSSSTNLRGGSDRCPQIVKPWWFVALLVLSVSYLPRATALVEGLYCGTEVCYDVLGVTREATKGEIARAYRQLARRYHPDRFRLEEPSLEGETKESAQKRFLVIATAYETLKDEDSRRDYDYMLDHPEEYYQHYYAYYRRRLTPKVDVRVVILVTICAISVFQYYSWHSSYNEAINYLVTVPKYRIQATEIARQQGLLNRPKEKGKNRRSKEEIREQEEEVIRDIIKHKIDIKGGYQKPNLSDILLCQIVLFPYYLTNYVAWYVSWFYRFTICREEYGDEEKLYIIRRYMKMSQSQFDSLDEPLRHSFLEKQLWIKENYEVYRKEQEEEMKAKMATDSRMKRYRRWMRNEGPGRLTFADD